The genomic region AAAGTCATATGAGAATCTCCGTTATCGCTTTCTGGATCTGGCAACTCTGATGATGGGACAACTATGTCGTCAATAGGTAATCGCTCTTTTCTCCAAGCCTCATCAATCAATTCTAAAAGTCGTCCGTCTCCAGTTATTTGACTGTCCATTGTCACAAATCACAAcacaaaatctaaatttattcttttaattattcgttTGTATACAtcggttttaaaaaatatgtaagcaTGGTGAATTGACTCAAGATTAATTTTaccatattttaaaaattcataataattattgttaaatagaaattataaattatacatttataacGCAGTTTTCTTTCTAAATATTAgagaataaactaaaaaattataaaacgtCTTATTCTTCagacttatattttttatctttcacAATCCAAAATACTTcaatatacaaaaatattaagaattttttttcaagcaatcacatttctttttttaaagtttaactaaaacaaatgaaaaatagaattcagagtaaaaaatttacaaaagtttcaatttatcgaaaaaaaaaaatttattgaaaaaattactaaaaattcatactttttaacgatttttttcaattgtttatttttacccgTAAACTATGGTAAAAATACAAAACACCACTAGacatataagaaaaaattgtattaacaaatttagattgaaataaaatttttgttaacattaattgaaaactttaaagctcattaaaaaatgtattattataaattttcgtaattattataattgattccatgttaaatagaataatttgtagaaaaacgtttttaaaatgtcaatatttcaatttcttgcgtcaaaaaaaatcagataACCACAGAACTGAACAATTACATTTGGTTACTTGAGATTGCTCAAAAatgttcttaattaaaaaaacagtaTGAATTTATCAAGTTTGCATGttcaaaatcatttcttaCCAACCCGATTTCATGATCTTTTACTCTTTGACTAATTTGAGACTTTTACAAGTTATTGCACTACCCTTATTAGAGAAAACGACTTTATATGGTAAACCACTATAAGAGATagtatttcaaattatttaaaggattaaaaagtattcaaaatgattaaaaaacaaatcattttttttattctttaatcattttgtttaaaaaaagatacttgatttttcaaaaaatattgtgaaccattttaagaattttcttcaaaatttatttttaagtatttactATTTATCACAATTCGTGTAAAAATGGttattcattgtttatttctaattgaatatttaatcatatagaagtttaataatttagatatttttcttaaaacattaaaatacaatgaatttatatacataaaattcaaaaagaaaaaaagtttctctATATAGAATTACAAACtgcgaataatttttttttatgtttcttaTTCGGTCtttgtcaaaatttaatcttttgtaaaatgaataaaatttacatctACATCtcgcataaatttatttttccgaTTAATACATTAGTCTGCTCTATAATCATTATATATACCCTATCTTCTATCCATTAATTCATAACCCGATTCTAAATTCAGTTTATAACTTGGcaagtgttaaaaattttatacttaaatcaACAGACAATTGAGAacctttataattttttgtaaatcacaaattgacaaaaaaatataaaaaaaaaaaaatattttttcaaataaatttttaggactaatttctttattaaataaaactaaaaaattgccAGTTGTCTACTGATTCCTGTATTTTCAAAAGGTGTCTGATTTGGCCTGCATATCaagtgtttttattttaacttttaccGACTAATTATCATTGATATTTAgtaatatatttatgaattataGATATTATATTTTCAGAATCTCAATACACATATTCATCATGCTTATCTTCTTActtatatctaaaaattttgttttattaaaataaaatacaaggGACACTTGTTGAAAAAACTTGcataagtaaaataattctaattgtatatgtaaaattaatttatcatctaATACTTACAGtaagttcaattttttaacagactGACCATTCGAGATTCACCCAAAAATATACTTCTATTACTCAAATATTTCTCTTggaaaaatcctaaaaatttttataattattaattattgtttattatattatttatcagaACAAACATTTACTGTTCATACCTTTTTTCTGATTTCCAACGTCATGCGTGAATTCAAAATGACTGTAATTATACAAGCaatctgtaaaaattattaaggtTTAATGACTTGTAATTTATGAAACTATTTTTTCCCTTTTTCTTATATAGTTTATAGCGAATAGTTGACTTGTcactttgaaaaatattttttccaagtATGAAGTGTCTCTGATGgaaatttattatcttaagGTTGTCCTAATGTAACAAATAGTCTGCTCtgcttcaaaaaataatagtggGGATATGAAGATACATGTAGGTGAAGTTTAAGTAATAATGGCGGGACTAACACTCTCCTGTTGCGGCTACTGTAAACAATTTTCAAGTACgagtataaatgtataaatactAACATTAATAACTTGTTGTTTGTGTCAATTGCTGTTGCGGctctattttttataatataccAGGTTATGTGATTTATTGCAATATCTCTTTagctggaaaaaaaatatattttttatagtattttatgctatttaaataaaatgacttcCGAAAAAAGTGATTCCAAGGCATGgtatgataatgatgatgatgatgttgATGTTGATGAAAAAGCAGAATCAAACGTTAAGATTGAAAGTTGCGATATAGATTCTATCAAAATAGAATCTAGTATTAAGAATGAAAGCTGCGATATAGATTCAGTCAAAACAGAAaacgatgattttttattaaacccTGATTCTATTATATctgaaaatattgatgttacaCGTAAGAGAATCCGAAATACGAGTCCAGATTCCAAAACAACACGACTTTTACGTGACCGAAAAAACAGCGAAAATAGTGAATCTAATTCTAGCACATCATCTGAccacaaaaaaaagaaaatagagTATGAAACAGAACCCAGCATTCTAGCACGCCgacaaaaagaaattgattatgGAAAAAACACCATTGGCTATGATAGATATTTACAAATGGTTCCAAAGTATGTTTATAGTTTGTTTATGTCTTGAATATTGTATCGTTcagttgtaatttttttttttttttaatttattacagaAATGAAAGAACAAAGGAGCATCCTAAGACTCCGCCAAAACATGCCAAGTACAGCAGAAGAGCTTGGGATGGTATGGTAAGGCTTTGGCGAAAACAACTTCATCAATGGGATCCATCTGGCGAAACAAATGAGAATTCTGAAGATTCATCCTAATttgaagtttattttttactttaaacaaTTTGATCTAAGCCATATACGAAGAGTTAATCTTTTGATATCcataatgtaaattatttcgtcttctgatttaatttatactaataaatcaaaatattttggatctaagaaaagattttttttacatatattaaattatttatttattgttctaCAGTAGGATTCTTTAGAAAATAtagtgaatttataattttatctaatttttcatttgttcTAGCTTCCAACAGATCTATTTTTCGCGAGAGTCGTTGCTCCATTTGTGAAATCTTCAAATCAAGCAAAGTTTCGAGAGTTTGATGATAATTTGTCGAGTCAATATTCGCagattttaattgttcatttttttcatactgctcattagttaaaaattccgCATTCGACTCAACATGGTCACGATCAATTCGCAAAACATTGTTTGAGTTGTTATTTGTAGTGAGATCGTACTTATTACTAATATTGTCATGTTTTTTATCAACGGCACAACTTAATTTTCCTTGTGCTTTGTTTGCTTTCTCCAGTAACTTTAGTAAACATTCATTCATTACAGATGCatcaaaattttctgtaaCGTTTGAAACTTCTG from Cotesia glomerata isolate CgM1 unplaced genomic scaffold, MPM_Cglom_v2.3 scaffold_92, whole genome shotgun sequence harbors:
- the LOC123274916 gene encoding histone RNA hairpin-binding protein, translated to MTSEKSDSKAWYDNDDDDVDVDEKAESNVKIESCDIDSIKIESSIKNESCDIDSVKTENDDFLLNPDSIISENIDVTRKRIRNTSPDSKTTRLLRDRKNSENSESNSSTSSDHKKKKIEYETEPSILARRQKEIDYGKNTIGYDRYLQMVPKNERTKEHPKTPPKHAKYSRRAWDGMVRLWRKQLHQWDPSGETNENSEDSS